In a single window of the Anguilla rostrata isolate EN2019 chromosome 4, ASM1855537v3, whole genome shotgun sequence genome:
- the kng1 gene encoding kininogen-1 has protein sequence MRGICFLLFGAVGLLLWPQGRAQGPSRAFCDDKDVEAGVDLALVAHNAKLQQGNQLALYQTVGASKDVNESTTVFRLTFLVRESDCPVGGDKEWRDCDYLPQPDAVAPSPCTAVVHRNNAEESLAMVSVECKPSVEPMVVPERAQCLGCPQRIDLESEDLREPVLSSLSKFNAEDGSSHHFLLREIVSATRQVVAGFRYDVQFNLEKSNCSKSDFKELTEECHPAETEPEFAKCNSTVYIAPWRREEPEAHVNCERILRMGFSRRRPPGWSPLRHFNNFAERATAAPPVSMAQTLAPPAPTPNSSEDDHRPTPEAAEKKSSEESQEVTARSPATGSGDATPDPADLLELPPASEPVKPFNCPTKPWKQFVPLTPPPPPPTPQKKPTPAPELALEDNRAFSDLDLI, from the exons ATGCGGGGGATCTGCTTTCTGCTCTTCGGCGCCGTCGGCCTGCTGCTGTGGCCGCAGGGGCGAGCGCAGGGGCCCAGCAGAGCGTTCTGCGACGACAAGGACGTGGAGGCCGGCGTGGACCTGGCGCTCGTGGCCCACAACGCCAAGCTGCAGCAGGGGAACCAGCTTGCGCTCTACCAGACCGTGGGAGCCTCGAAG GATGTGAACGAGTCCACCACTGTGTTCCGCCTGACGTTCCTCGTGCGAGAGTCTGACTGTCCAGTAGGGGGAGACAAAGAGTGGCGAGACTGTGACTACCTGCCTCAGCCCGATGCGGTG GCTCCCAGCCCGTGCACAGCAGTGGTGCACAGGAACAACGCTGAAGAAAGCCTAGCCATGGTTTCAGTCGAGTGCAAACCCTCAG TGGAGCCCATGGTGGTTCCAGAGCGGGCGCAGTGTCTGGGCTGTCCCCAGAGGATCGACCTGGAGAGCGAGGACCTGAGGGAGCCCGTGTTGTCCTCCCTGTCCAAGTTCAACGCGGAGGACGGCTCCAGCCACCACTTCCTGCTGCGCGAAATAGTGTCTGCCACACGGCAG GTAGTCGCAGGATTCAGGTATGACGTTCAGTTCAACCTGGAAAAAAGCAACTGCTCAAAAAGTGACTTCAAAGAGTTAACAGAGGAGTGCCACCCAGCTGAAACAGAACCA GAGTTTGCCAAGTGCAATTCCACCGTTTATATAGCGCCTTGGAGAAGAGAGGAACCTGAAGCTCACGTGAACTGTGAACGTATTCTCCGG ATGGGATTTTCTAGGCGGAGACCTCCCGGCTGGTCCCCCCTCAGACACTTCAACAACTTCGCTGAGCGGGCAACAGCGGCGCCCCCCGTGAGCATGGCCCAAACCctggcccccccggccccaacACCAAACTCCTCGGAGGATGACCATCGCCCAACGCCAGAAGCCGCAGAGAAGAAGTCCTCGGAGGAGTCGCAGGAGGTGACCGCGCGGTCGCCCGCCACGGGCTCTGGAGACGCCACTCCAGATCCCGCCGACCTGCTCGAGCTCCCCCCGGCGTCTGAGCCCGTCAAGCCCTTCAACTGCCCCACCAAACCCTGGAAGCAGTTcgtccccctcaccccccctcctcctcctcccaccccccaaaagAAGCCCACCCCCGCCCCAGAGCTCGCGCTAGAAGACAACAGAGCCTTTAGCGACTTAGACTTGATATGA
- the lamp3 gene encoding lysosome-associated membrane glycoprotein 3 yields MENRLVTIEHRAVLLLLCVLLGTGTSSATVTGEGAGPPKTSGNQATTPPSSGTPSQHPTNWTPLLVRNPKQPLTGTYDIIDRNGSECLKAQMGVQYKVTENKNTLYFNIDPSSTRGTGQCGPKTSNLTLKFPGGCLDFTFREEEKMSYVTTVRASLETSVCKGCKRELFEGVITDAMLFKVSAGRCYKCDAWTTLRFAKNLSVKITNAKIQASGITGSKFGTEEECWTDFNRRVIPIVLGGAAVGICLIAVLTYLIIRDNSAQGYERL; encoded by the exons ATGGAGAACAGGCTCGTCACCATCGAGCACAGAGCGGTGCTTCTGCTCCTCTGCGTCCTGCTGGGGACGG GGACCAGCTCAGCCACAGTGACAGGAGAGGGCGCAGGCCCCCCCAAGACCAGCGGGAACCAAGCAACAACACCACCCTCCAGTGGGACCCCATCACAGCACCCCACAAACTGGACACCCCTCCTTGTCCGTAACCCAAAACAGCCGCTTACGGGAACCTATGACATCATCGACCGCAATGGCTCAGAGTGCCTCAAAGCTCAAATGGGGGTGCAGTACAAAGTCACCGAGAACAAG AACACGCTGTATTTCAATATCGACCCCTCCTCCACCAGGGGAACCGGACAGTGTGGACCAAAGACTTCCAATCTGACCCTGAAATTCCCTGGGGGGTGTCTGGACTTCACCTTTCGCGAG GAAGAAAAGATGTCATACGTGACTACAGTCCGAGCCAGTTTGGAAACATCCGTCTGCAAAGGCTGCAAGC GAGAGCTCTTCGAAGGCGTAATCACCGATGCGATGTTGTTCAAGGTCAGCGCTGGACGTTGCTACAAATGTGACGCCTGGACGACACTCCGGTTCGCCAAGAACCTCAGCGTCAAGATTACAAACGCCAAGATCCAAGCGTCTGGAATAACTGGCAGCAAATTTGGAACGG AGGAAGAGTGCTGGACTGACTTCAACAGACGGGTCATCCCGATCGTTTTAGGGGGGGCGGCTGTGGGGATCTGCCTAATTGCCGTCCTCACCTACCTGATTATCCGAGACAACAGTGCGCAAGGCTACGAGAGACTTTAA